In Solanum lycopersicum chromosome 5, SLM_r2.1, the following are encoded in one genomic region:
- the LOC101247617 gene encoding F-box/FBD/LRR-repeat protein At1g13570-like — protein sequence MSLREVASDLTKSTVIGDLPNDILHRILEKLPIKDTVVTSILSKQWLHVWSTLPHFVFDHLFFDHVGASAASIIRKILMQHTESIQGFHLISKSHTLLQSDVDQFIMFVSNHGVEKFTLDMATDWKYVLPHSIFTCSTLTDLKLSRCMLKLPVPDAQFPNLVSLQLKLFSIERPVGSNNATLILPMLETLELMCCFNVHSVNLNQAPLLGWLIPKGEKINQYLAVF from the exons ATGAGTCTACGCGAGGTAGCTAGTGATTTAACGAAATCAACAGTTATTGGCGATTTACCAAATGACATACTGCATAGAATACTAGAGAAACTGCCCATCAAAGATACCGTAGTAACAAGCATCTTATCAAAGCAATGGCTACATGTATGGTCCACACTGCCACATTTTGTGTTTGATCACCTGTTCTTTGATCATGTTGGGGCTTCTGCTGCAAGCATAATCCGTAAAATTCTAATGCAACATACTGAAAGTATTCAGGGGTTCCATCTTATATCGAAGTCACACACACTTTTACAGTCAGATGTGGATCAATTCATCATGTTTGTCTCGAATCATGGTGTAGAGAAGTTCACTCTAGATATGGCCACTGATTGGAAATATGTGTTGCCTCATAGCATATTCACTTGTTCAACGTTGACAGATTTGAAGCTATCGAGGTGTATGCTTAAGCTGCCTGTTCCTGATGCCCAATTCCCCAATCTTGTTAGCCTTCAGTTGAAACTTTTTTCAATTGAACGTCCTGTTGGATCAAATAACGCAACTCTTATTCTGCCAATGCTTGAGACATTGGAGTTAATGTGCTGTTTTAATGTTCATTCCGTTAATTTG AATCAAGCACCTTTGCTTGGATGGCTCATCCCTAAAGGCGAGAAAATTAATCAATACCTTGcagttttttaa